gaagcaaccgaacgCATTCTTGATCACATCCTCCGGATCGGTGCCCTGCAGCCGCTCGCCAAACAGCGTGAGAAACATGGTAAAGTTGATCGGTCCCGGGGCCTCGTTCATCATGCCCTCCAGGAAGTCTTCGGTCGGGTTCTTGCCCAACGATGCGAGCATATCGTGCAGATCGTCCTTCTCGATGAATCCATCGCGGTTCTGGTCGATCATATTGAACGCCTCCTTGAACTCCGCTATCTGCGCCTTGTCGAACATGGCAAACACGTTCGAGGTGGCGCGCTGCGCCCGCTTCTTGGTCGTTCCGCGACGTCCGGCAGTTTTGCGCGACGACATGTTTGCTTTGTTGGCGAGAAAAAGGCATTTCAGTTCAAGCAGAAGTTGCGGATGGCTAGATTGCTCTGCTGGAGCGCCGACCTTACCTGTTTCCTGCTTTGTCGGTTCGATGGTATCTAGATTCTTCTgcgggttgtttgttttggggtGCGTTTTCCACAGATGCACACTCTATAGAGCGAAGAAAATGCGATGCGGACGGTTATTTCACTTAACACAAACAGATGCACACCAGAAGCCCCCTCCGAACGAACAACACCAGCTTCAATTACACACGATTAAAGCCTTTCGCTACGACACGGATCCACAagggcgaaaggcgaaagatgACGCACCAGCAGCCTTCTCGGACTCGGAATCTATCAACACTGGACGGCCCACGATGCCCGGAATGCAAAGTATCTTACCTGGATttaagatgcagcagcaagatgATTCCACACCAAGGTATCCGAAGTTTCTTAAAACACAAGGACCGCGGATTAGGGGCTCAGCTGAAAGATGATGAGGCGTTGTCGCGAGAGTGTGTCGTCACAAAGCGAAACGCTCCAGCCGTTGGTGTAGTAGGCTGATTCATCGCGTCAGAAAGAGATAGTCTAACGCCGTGCGCCAGAAAGAAAAGGCATGtttcttcgtgtttttttctcgctcactctgtcGTgcaaagagcgagaaagacaGTTCTTGTATgtaagaaagagcgagaagggTGACGTGCTCTTCCCCGCGCTTCTGCGATCTTCGTACACTTTTCGTTCTCTCCCCTCCTCAGGCCCAACGTTTGCAGCGCCCTGTACCCGATCGTCAACGTTAATTCCTTCTATGGTCAACAAAACTCCATCCCCACTTTAATTTTTTCGCTTTATTTGGCGCCGATGACCTACTTTTGCACGACCCCAAGCGCCGTGTTGTGAACAAAAAACATATGGAGTTTAAAAAAGTTGCATAAGCTCCCTTATGGGTCATTTTCGTACTTGATCGGTAGACCGGAGCGCCCCTCTTCGATCACTGCCGGTGCATCCTGACCCAGTCGCTGCTCCAATCCTTGCCACGATCGATTCGCGAATGTGTCCGCCGAACTTATGGTGGCCACCTCATTTCTCCCTTTCAGCGCCAACTCTTGCGTAGTGGCCGCAACAGCCTGGTCCTCATCCAATCGCGGGATGTATCGTATTTTACCCGTAATCAAACTAACATCTGTTTCCTCCTGCTCGTGCTGGTGGTCCCGATCGTCAAGGTACAATCTTCCGCTCGGTAGAACGTCGAGAAAGTTCGTCGTGTACTTTATCTCGGTTTGCGGGGCTCGCCATCCGGGATTCAGCGCAATCTCTGCCTCAAACACCGACAGCAGCGGGCGGTAAAAGTCTCGCGACAGGAAGATATCATTTTCCGGACAGCCGACTAGCACGAAACATTCGATCTCGCTAAAATTGGCCAATTTGGCCACGTTAACCTTCCCCACTGAGAACAGGTACGTGCGGACGCCCCGTGCTTTGGCCAGTCGCTGAAGCCGATCTACCACTTCTAGGTATCCGTCGAAGGAGAGTGTACCAACGACAATTCCGAGCGATGTCGCATCCCTACACCGGAGTATGGCATAGTTTCGACGTTTCATCCACTTCGCTTCTTGCAGTTCATCATTCTGTTCTAGCTTCACCTTTCCGGCCTTGACGTCCAGCAAGTACCAGCCTCGGGCGGCAATGGCTACGGATGAGTTGAAAAAGCTAAGATTATGGTGTCCAACATAAACGGCCGGATGTTCGCTCACGATCCGCTCCGGGGGGATCTTCCAACACAACACATCCGGTTTCTCATCTGCTTGCGCCAGCTGCGCTATCCAGGCATTTGGAAAACGCTCCACGATTCGTTCCTTCAGCTGCATTAAGGCGTGCTCGTAGGCGACAtcatagaaaatggaaaatggactGGAACGATCTTCGAACTTTTCGCTCAGTGCTTGCAGCAGATCGTCCCCCTGGACTGGGTAGCGGTAGAAGATGTGAAGCGTCGGGATGCGTACGACTTTACTGAGGCAGGCATGTCCAAAGTGAATGATTCCGTCCGCGCTGGCATGAGAGGCTGCTATCTCGTCGACACAGCAGCTGCCGTACGATGTATCGCCCAGTACAAAGACTAGAAGTTTCTGGCCAACAGGCAGTTCCTGCAGATCGCTTGCTATGCGTACACTGTGGCACAGGGCCTCATCCGGCAGCTGAAGAGCAATCCGTTGCAGTTGCTTCTGTTCAATCCATGCTTGGCAGCGTCGCAGCTGATCCGGTCCCCAGACGTATTCCAGGGCTATCCGTTCCACTTTCCCGGCTGCTCCCGCCTGATTTTCGGCGATACTATCGCCCGAGCTGAACGCGGAAGTCATCCTTGTTGTGGTTCGGTGTAACACGTGTTAGAGCACCTTCATGTCCTACGGGAAAAGGGAATGTGGTTTATCATGTAGGCTACACTTAAACAAGTGAGTAAAACTCTACCAACTGATAAGAACGAATAAGTGCACTTCTCTTAATATAAATTACAGAACATTGCAAATTGCACTAAATTCACCGAAATAGTTTTTTTAGGCCGGCGCCTCAACTGTCAACATCACATGCGAAATGTCATCCAAGACGCCTACTTGATGGTATTGGTGCGGCTGTTCAGGGTCAAATCTGTTGACAACACGGCCAGCGCGATCCTAGAATCGATCCTTTGTgaattttttgtgtttccttGAATCTCCGATACTCGGCACAATCCTTGAATCTCCGATATTCAACAGGTGGCCCGCTAGTCAACGTTTCGTTTCAGGTGTCTCGTCCTGTGGTTGATCAACATGACGGATCGGCCGCAAATTTACCTGACGCGTAAAGAATGTTTCAGCGCTTGCCATCGGCTGCACAGGTTTGTCCTCAATCCAAACAGTTTTAAAGAAGTCCTTGATCGTGATTTTATCTCTCATTACCACAAAGCCCTTTTTTGAGCGAGGAAGCTAACCGCGAGGTCTACGGCAAGTGCAATAACCCGAATGGACACGGCCACAATTACACCGGTAAGCCACGTTGTCGGGCTGCCTAGAGAGACACACAGTTTCATTAAATCTTGTCTAATTTGCAGTGGAAGTGACGGTCTTTGGTCCAGTGGACAGCAAGACCGGCATGGTTATGAACATAACCGACCTAAAGGAGTACATGGAACAAGCGATCATGAAAAAGCTGGACCATTTGAATCTCGACAAGGACGTGCCGTACTTTAAGAATCTACCCAGCACAACGGAGAACGTGGCCATCTTCATCTGGGACAGCCTGAAACTGCTCATGGCCAAACCGGAGCTACTGTATGAGGTAAAGATCTACGAGACGGATAAGAACTCTGTCATCTATCGTGGTGAAAAGCATCCACCGGGGTACGAACCACCACAGaaaccggtggcggtgaaacCGAAGATTTCTTCCTCGGAAACCTCATCCAACCTATCCTCCGATTCGGACGGCTAAGCTAGGCGTTGGACAAGACATCTCTACGTACAGTATTTACTGTATCCAGTTCGCGAGCAAACGACGCAATCTTGGCGCGTCTCGGTGTGCTTCAGTATTGCCATTTGCAGGTTCCATGGTGGCCGTGCGGGCTTAAGACAATATTGCCGAATGCAAATACGAATATATTCCTGGTTTCTTCAATTGATGCGAGTTTTATTGTTGTAACGGGGTTTTAAAATCATTCGCCTAGCGTATAAACTTAATGAATCGGTGCCCGAGCGGCAACCGACTTCTATCACTGCTAGAAGCGCACAATATTACTATTGCAACCGCACGCGGTATGCTGTTCTAAAACTGATTTGTGTACCTCTGCGTGCTGGTACTTTCCCTTTAATCCCTACCCAATTATTTGGTTCAAAATTGTTTTTGGCCTAggaattcatttaaaaattaaacatcAACTAATGTTTCCTATTTCACAACCTTTTAAGACAAACAGCAATTCCTACAAAGCTTGAGAGAATGGAGGAGATTGATAGAGAGTCGAGCACAGTGCTTTTATGTTATTCGTTTTGGAATCGCGTGAGAATCGTTGTTACAGCGTTGGCTCCATCCACAAGGACCTGCCCATGAGGGAACACTGTTCGACGGTGACGGTATTTTAGATTTCATCATCACACTTCTTGCCATAGTTGATCGAAACGTACGGTATGCCCAGTTCGAAGTCATTCCGTGGCCAGTACTTGAGCGTCGGTCGACTCTCGGGACGTTCGTCGCTGACGAAGAAATAGGCAAACAGCACGCAAGCCGGATAGGCCGAGATAAAGATGAGAATGTGCCAGAAGCCGTGCAGGTAAGGGAAGTTCATCGATGACCAGGTATCGCAAAACATGCGATCGTTAATCCAGCAAACGATGGCAATCATTAGGATGGTCGTGTTTCGCACCCCAAGCCGATACACACGCTGGTCCTCGACACTGAAAGAAATCAACGTTACTTAAAGGGCACACCGCGCGGTGTTACTCGAAGCTCCACTTACATTTTCAATTCCTTGTACAGCAGATAAGTTGCTGGGATGGCTAGGAACATCAACGCGAACGCATTAATAGCGGGATGGTAGAACGAAAGGCCGGTAGCCGCAATCGAGAACAGCGTCATCGACAGGGAGAAGCGTTTTCTGAAAACGAGATCAAGAGAGTGAGCCAAGGACCTTCACGTAACCGCGGCCCATTGACCAACTTACCTTGATCCTTTGAAAATCCGTGGAAAGTGCCTGCGCGGGCAGAAGAGACTGAGCGTGGCCATGAACACCCAAAGTAtcgtcagctcatcgagcagCTGACCTAGCAGGCTGAGCGTAGCGTGAAAGTAGGCCGACGACAGGCCAACTACGATCAGCAGGACCCAGATCAGATGAATGGCGGGTTGAATGAATCTTCCATAATCCTTGAACAGGTAGATCAGAAATGGCGGTCCAAGCAGGAACAAAATGTTGCTAATCTGAAACCCGtgccacgcacgcacgagaaAACACATGCACATTAGCGCAATCATTAATGAGCCCCGGGGGCGCGGCGCCAACTTGTTGGTAATTTCCGCAATGTACGGCGGGACGATCGCTAATTATCGTTATGTAATTGAGACTTTCGGAGGCGTCTTGCACTTGTTTCGTATGTAGGCAATTGTAAATTAGAAGTTGGTGGAAGAATTTAAAGACTTACCGTATTCACGAATTCGGCAATGTCCGGAGAAATGAGATAGTTTCCTTCACACCAATCGACGGGCGAGCTGCCCCGTGCCAGGTGTTCCCAGGTCATCGTGGCACGTGCAAATTCTATGCAAAGGGAATCGTTAATTTGTTCACCAAAAATTCGTAAAATTCGTAATCTGTAATGTTAAAGATCTATGTTAATGTTAAAGATCCATGCAGAATCGCGAACTTTCACGCTTACCTTATGCGGCCACTTGTGGTTTCCGATGGGCATCCGAGACACCCGGAATTCGGCCTTCTCTCTGTAATTGATTGGTTCGCACAGCGTTTAGAATTCTTAAAATCCCAGATTTAGAATTTCATACTAGTGGATTTGCGCTGTGGATCTCCAATTTTTTTACACTATTACGACCCACTTTCGCAAAGAGAACAACGTCGGGAGTTGGGAAACGACTTGAATTCACTCATATCACCTTTATCTTGATCAAATTGTCCAAAAACCCTAaaaaatttatcattttaaacgCAATTTCTCGGACAAGAAAAATaacagaggaaaaagaagaagcaaacaacaatgatACAGTGCCACGCAACGCATTTTACGcctaaaatttgatttttccagaaaattagttttttttgtggacaAAATGCTCATATTCTATCGATCATCACTGTCCGAGGATATCTTTTGTACCAGAGCAAGCGTCCAAATAGCGAACATTCGTACCAATCCCGCATTACACGCTTACCAAAATTGGTTCGTTCACTTCGTGCCGCTtcgacggttcggtttttcgttCGGCTTTCACGCAAAACTGGTTAAAAAAGTGAATCTTCAAAGTACAATCGAATTTTACGTTCAATCTATTTTAgtattttcgtttattttccgTTATTTCCTGGTGCCAAGGTAAGTTTCATCCCTTTCCTCGCACGTCCGCTTGATAGTTGCGCAAAGGGATGGCTGGTCCACTACTTCCTTGTTCCCTGAGACGCGGGGGTAACCTACAAATCTGGCCAACTATCGAGATATTGTGCAAGCTGCTGGCCGTAATTTCATCACGGTACGTAATTTTACCGTACATTCCATACAGTGTCGTCACGTGAAAAAGGGCCAACCAAAGGAAGGGAACCGCATAGAGCAGATCGCGCatctcggcggcggcggtggccaacaCGGCACGACCCCGTCGAGCGTATCCGAAAGTCATCATGGCAGCCAACTCGGATGCAAATTCTGGCGTCGGTCGgaccagcggcggcagcggggGCGGTGGTAGCAGCTTCGACGAGTTCATCTCGCAGTTCAACGCCAGGGTGCAGATTCAGCAGAGTCTGCAGCAGCTTCCCTGTTTccaaccatcgccagcagcaccaccctcatcgtcgtcgtcgtcggcggcggcatcggcaTACCAGTATTGTGGGATGATATCCAACCTCACACCGACGGCGGCCGAGTTTGTCCCGCGGAAATACCAACAGAGCGGCACGACATCGGCAAGCTTCGAACAAAGCACCAACGGTGGACCATCGGAGGAGGACAATCGTGCGGATTACCCATCGACCAGTTACTACAGTTCGGGTGGCCGTCTGGcgggcggtggtggaagtggCCGTACGCGTCGTAACGAGAGCCTGAAGCCACGCAACGGTTGGCACATACGCGATGATCGACCGGTGGGTCGTGGCAAGTGGAAACAAAATCAAGcgatgcagcaccagcaccagcaccaacatcaacaacatcagcaggcaggcagtggACGGTTAAGGGGTGGAAACGGCGTATACGGAGATGGTGATGAGATGGAGACGCTGGAGGATGTGGTGGCGCCAAACCGTCGAAACATCGGCGTTGGTCGTCAGCggaatcaccaccatcagcagcagcagcagcagcagcatcatcacagcCAAGGACAAGAGCAGGAGGCTGGGCGAACGAGAAAGCTTCCGGTCGGATCGAAGCAGGCAACGGAAGACAACGGCGGCTATACGCCCCTCTCGAAGTGTTCCCAGCGCGAAAAGCTAATGCGAGAGATCGAGTGCTACCGGTTGGAGTGTCTAGTATGCTGTGAGGTGGTGAAACCAACGAAACCCGTCTGGTCCTGCGGTAGCTGCTATCACATTTTGCACCTGGCGTGTGTTACGCGTTGGGCCACGAGCTCCCAGGCGGATGATGGTAGCTGGCGCTGTCCGGCCTGTCAGCACGTGTCGAAGGAGATTCCCCGGGATTATCTGTGTTTCTGTGGCAAGCTAAAGAACCCGACGTACAATCACAGCGATCTGGCGCACTCTTGCGGAGAGGTGTGCGGCCGGCGTGAACTCTGTGGTCACCCTTGTACGCTGCTCTGTCACCCGGGCCCATGTCCATCGTGCCAGGCGACGGTGCAACGGAAGTGTGGCTGTGGCCGGGTCGAGAAGTCCATGCAGTGCAGCCTGAAGGAGGATCTGGTGTGTGAGGCAACGTGTGATAAGCCACTGAATTGTGGTCTGCATCGCTGTGATAAACGGTGCCACCCGGGTGCGTGCGAAGAGTGTAAGGAACGGGTCCAGCACCGTTGTTACTgtgaacggaacgaacgatcggTGGCGTGTACGGAGGAGAATCGGCTCGTCGTACGGTACGGTTGCGAGGAGTCCTGCTCGAAGGTGCTTGGCTGCGGGAACCATCAATGTCAGCGGCTGTGTCATGGTGGGAACTGCGAACCGTGTGCCGATGCACCGGAACACGTGCTTAGCTGTCCGTGTGGCCGGCAACCGGTGGAACCGGGTAGTCGGACGTCCTGTTTGGATCCAATTCCTACCTGTACGGCGATTTGCGGCCGGAAGCTAAAGTGTGGCCCACCGGGAGCGAACCATGGCTGTGAGGCAACGTGCCACAAGGGTAACTGTCCACCGTGCAAAAAGTCTACCACCGTCAAGTGCCGCTGCGGAAACATGGACCAACCGATGAAGTGCAAGGAGCTGACGACGCGGGCCGATGATGCGCGGTGCAAGAAACGTTGCACCCGGAGGCGTAACTGTGCGAAGCATAAATGCAATCAGCTGTGCTGCATCGACATTGATCATATCTGTCCGAAGACATGCTCATTACCGCTGTCCTGCGGACGGCATCGGTGTGACAAACCGTGTCACAAAGGAAACTGCCAGCCCTGCCATCGGGTTTCGTTCGATGAGCTGACCTGTGACTGTGGGGCCAATGTGATCTATCCGCCGGTGCCCTGTGGTACACGGAAACCCGCCTGCGATCGTCCCTGTCCACGGCGGCATGCTTGCGAACATGCGCCCCTACACAACTGCCACTCGGAAACGGATTGTCCACCGTGTGTCGTGCTGACGACCAAGTACTGCTACGGGAAGCACGAGCAACGGCGCACCATTCCGTGCTACCAGGAATCGTTTAGCTGCGGGATGCCATGTGCACGGCCACTCGCTTGTGGACGCCACAAGTGCATTCGTGCCTGCCACGAGGACGTCTGTATGGCTGAGGGAACCGTCTGTAAGCAGAGCTGCGTGATTGAGCGTGAAAGCTGTGCTCATCCGTGCAATGCACCGTGCCACGAGGGCGAGTGTCCGGAtgtaccgtgccgtgtgtcGGTTGAGGTCACCTGTGAGTGTGGCAATCGGAAGCAGCAACGCACTTGTCACGAGTTTTCGAAGGAATACCGTCGGATCGCATCGATGCAGCTCGCTTCCTCGGTGCAGGAGATGCAACGCGGAGGATCGGTCGAGTTGAGTGACATTCTGGCACCGAAAGGCCGTccaaagaacaacaaaacgtaAGCATCATGCCTTGGTGGTCCGTTCCTTCATTAACTTGCCATCTTCTCTCTTCCCAGGCTCGAGTGTAGCGAAGAGTGCCGAATGCTGGAACGGAATCGACGCCTAGCGATGGCCCTGCAAATCCGCAATCCGGATCTTCCGTCAAAGCTGCAGCCAAACTATTCCGAGTTTTTGCGCACTTACGCCAAGAAGGATATGGCGCTGGTGCAGATGATACACGAGAAGCTGACGGAGCTCGTGAAGCTGGCCAAGGAGAGCAAGCAGAAATCGCGTTCCCATTCGTTCCCGGTCATGAACCGGGAGAAGCGTCGGGTTGTGCATGAGATGTGTCACATGTTTGGCGTCGAATCGGTGGCCTACGATGCGGAACCGAATCGGAACATTGTTGCCACTGCGGATCGGTTTACGGTAGGTTGGATTAGACCGGGAGATTTCAATTCAATGCTGATAATCGAttcgtttctttctccttcctaCGCGCAGTCCTGGCTACCGAGCATGAGTCTGATGGAGGTGCTGCAGCGTGAGAATGGTCAGCGACGCATAATCGTCCCCAACCTGAATGCCTGGGGCCGTACGAGCCTTAAcgcgagcaccagcagcaaatagAAGGGGCAACTCGT
The sequence above is a segment of the Anopheles darlingi chromosome 2, idAnoDarlMG_H_01, whole genome shotgun sequence genome. Coding sequences within it:
- the LOC125952534 gene encoding 6-pyruvoyl tetrahydrobiopterin synthase gives rise to the protein MTDRPQIYLTRKECFSACHRLHSPFLSEEANREVYGKCNNPNGHGHNYTVEVTVFGPVDSKTGMVMNITDLKEYMEQAIMKKLDHLNLDKDVPYFKNLPSTTENVAIFIWDSLKLLMAKPELLYEVKIYETDKNSVIYRGEKHPPGYEPPQKPVAVKPKISSSETSSNLSSDSDG
- the LOC125951995 gene encoding protein shuttle craft — protein: MAANSDANSGVGRTSGGSGGGGSSFDEFISQFNARVQIQQSLQQLPCFQPSPAAPPSSSSSSAAASAYQYCGMISNLTPTAAEFVPRKYQQSGTTSASFEQSTNGGPSEEDNRADYPSTSYYSSGGRLAGGGGSGRTRRNESLKPRNGWHIRDDRPVGRGKWKQNQAMQHQHQHQHQQHQQAGSGRLRGGNGVYGDGDEMETLEDVVAPNRRNIGVGRQRNHHHQQQQQQQHHHSQGQEQEAGRTRKLPVGSKQATEDNGGYTPLSKCSQREKLMREIECYRLECLVCCEVVKPTKPVWSCGSCYHILHLACVTRWATSSQADDGSWRCPACQHVSKEIPRDYLCFCGKLKNPTYNHSDLAHSCGEVCGRRELCGHPCTLLCHPGPCPSCQATVQRKCGCGRVEKSMQCSLKEDLVCEATCDKPLNCGLHRCDKRCHPGACEECKERVQHRCYCERNERSVACTEENRLVVRYGCEESCSKVLGCGNHQCQRLCHGGNCEPCADAPEHVLSCPCGRQPVEPGSRTSCLDPIPTCTAICGRKLKCGPPGANHGCEATCHKGNCPPCKKSTTVKCRCGNMDQPMKCKELTTRADDARCKKRCTRRRNCAKHKCNQLCCIDIDHICPKTCSLPLSCGRHRCDKPCHKGNCQPCHRVSFDELTCDCGANVIYPPVPCGTRKPACDRPCPRRHACEHAPLHNCHSETDCPPCVVLTTKYCYGKHEQRRTIPCYQESFSCGMPCARPLACGRHKCIRACHEDVCMAEGTVCKQSCVIERESCAHPCNAPCHEGECPDVPCRVSVEVTCECGNRKQQRTCHEFSKEYRRIASMQLASSVQEMQRGGSVELSDILAPKGRPKNNKTLECSEECRMLERNRRLAMALQIRNPDLPSKLQPNYSEFLRTYAKKDMALVQMIHEKLTELVKLAKESKQKSRSHSFPVMNREKRRVVHEMCHMFGVESVAYDAEPNRNIVATADRFTSWLPSMSLMEVLQRENGQRRIIVPNLNAWGRTSLNASTSSK
- the LOC125952533 gene encoding alkaline ceramidase: MTWEHLARGSSPVDWCEGNYLISPDIAEFVNTISNILFLLGPPFLIYLFKDYGRFIQPAIHLIWVLLIVVGLSSAYFHATLSLLGQLLDELTILWVFMATLSLFCPRRHFPRIFKGSRKRFSLSMTLFSIAATGLSFYHPAINAFALMFLAIPATYLLYKELKIVEDQRVYRLGVRNTTILMIAIVCWINDRMFCDTWSSMNFPYLHGFWHILIFISAYPACVLFAYFFVSDERPESRPTLKYWPRNDFELGIPYVSINYGKKCDDEI
- the LOC125952871 gene encoding myosin regulatory light chain sqh, translating into MSSRKTAGRRGTTKKRAQRATSNVFAMFDKAQIAEFKEAFNMIDQNRDGFIEKDDLHDMLASLGKNPTEDFLEGMMNEAPGPINFTMFLTLFGERLQGTDPEDVIKNAFGCFDEENSGVMHEDRLRELLTTMGDRFTDEDVDEMFREAPIKNGLFDYIEFTRILKHGAKDMDEQ
- the LOC125952532 gene encoding 2-(3-amino-3-carboxypropyl)histidine synthase subunit 2, whose protein sequence is MTSAFSSGDSIAENQAGAAGKVERIALEYVWGPDQLRRCQAWIEQKQLQRIALQLPDEALCHSVRIASDLQELPVGQKLLVFVLGDTSYGSCCVDEIAASHASADGIIHFGHACLSKVVRIPTLHIFYRYPVQGDDLLQALSEKFEDRSSPFSIFYDVAYEHALMQLKERIVERFPNAWIAQLAQADEKPDVLCWKIPPERIVSEHPAVYVGHHNLSFFNSSVAIAARGWYLLDVKAGKVKLEQNDELQEAKWMKRRNYAILRCRDATSLGIVVGTLSFDGYLEVVDRLQRLAKARGVRTYLFSVGKVNVAKLANFSEIECFVLVGCPENDIFLSRDFYRPLLSVFEAEIALNPGWRAPQTEIKYTTNFLDVLPSGRLYLDDRDHQHEQEETDVSLITGKIRYIPRLDEDQAVAATTQELALKGRNEVATISSADTFANRSWQGLEQRLGQDAPAVIEEGRSGLPIKYENDP